In Desulfomonilia bacterium, the genomic window TGCAAGCGAAATATCATCAACAGGAAGCACCGGGGTAAACCCGTACACGACCATACCTTTAGGCCTGAAGAACACCCCGTCCGTAACACCCGGTATCAGAAACGGTACGACCGTTGCATCCGGTTTATGCCTTGCCATGGCCTTTTTTATAAGATGCGCCAATTCGTGATCCACGTCGGATTCCGTCCCCTCTTTCTTATCAAGGAACTCTATTTCAAACCCTGGACCTATCTCTTTGACTGCCCGGTCACAGAACTCTTCCGCATCATAAGACGGCAGCACCCTGAAATCGAATTCGGCAACCGCTTCCGAGGGGATGACATTCGTTTTCTGCCCGGCATGGAATACGGTTGGGCAGACGGTATTGTGAAGCATTGCCCTGAAAGCCGCTGCTGTTCCAGGGTCTTTGATTGCAAGCCTGATGAGGGTGTCTGATATCAGAGGATTCATCAGCTGCTTTATAGCAGTTCCAAGTACGGCATTCTGGGATGCTGCCATGGTCTCGATCATTTTTCGTACGCTGGGGGTTACCTTCAAAGGGTATTTCTTGTGTGTAAATTTATTTGTAATTTCTACAAGTCTTTTAACCGGATTGTCTTCTCTGGGCATGGATGCATGACCGGGGACGCCCCGTGCTGTGACCCTAAGCCAGATATTTCCCTTCTCCGCACTCTGGTATGTGTAAAAAGTTCTTCCCATGAAATTGATGCCGAAACCGCCGCCTTCGTTCAGCGCCGCCTCGGCATCAAGAAGGTCGTAATGGTGCTTCACCAGCCATTCGCACCCTTTGCTTCCGCCTGTCTCCTCGTCCGCAGCCGCAAGGAATATGACATCCCGCCTGGTCGACACCTCACCCCTTTTGAGCGCAATCATCACCGCCATCCACAGGGCTACCGAATTCTTGCAGTCTACCGCGCCCCTGCCCCATATCACGCCGTCCACTTCATCTGCGCCGAAAGGGTCTCTTTGCCATTTGTCAGCTTCCACGCCAACCACATCTAGATGCGACATCAGCAGAAGCGGCCGTTTTGTCCCGTTCCCCCTGTGCCTTGCTATTATGCTTGCGCGCCCAGGTTCCGACTCGAGTATATTGCAACTGATGCCTTCTTTTTCAAACACCTCGGCTACATAGCGGGCAGCTGCAATTTCATTTCCGGGAGGATTTGTCGTGTTTATACGGATTAGATTTTTTAGATGCCTTATTATTTCCTCTTTAAGACCCAGTCTGCCGATCAGTTCCATTGCTTCTGCCATAAATGCGCCTTTTTAGAATTGATTTAAAGTCAAGTACACCATATACACAAATTAGGGAAACGAACTCAAGATATATAAGCACTTCGCCGACAAGAATTCTTGATAACTCGGTCGTATGGCAGGCATTTTCATTGTCTAATCAGGGCTTGTAAAGGTGGAATATGACCAAAACAGATGTGATAATAATCGGAGGAGGCGCAACCGGCTGCGGTATAGCCCGGGACCTCGCACTCAGGGGAATACCCCATTATCTTATAGAAAAAGACGATTTTGCTGCAGGCGCTACAGGGGCATGCCACGGGCTTCTTCACAGCGGAGGCAGATATGCTGTCAACGATCCTGAAGCGGCAAAGGAATGCATAGAAGAAAACATGATACTCAGAAAAATAGGCGAGAAATGCGTTGAGATTACGGGCGGCCTGTTTGTAAGGCTCCCCGGAGATTCAAAACGCTTCAGGGACAGATTCTTGAAAAGCTGTGAAGAAGTCGGCATACCTACCGAAGTGCTTTCCGCATCAAGGGCGCTGGACCTCGTTCCCAATCTTAATCCGGTGCTTGAAGAGGCGGTTAAAGTGCCCGACTGCTCAATAGACCCGTTCAGATTGTGCATGCTTAATGCAACAACTTCCCGGCTTAAGGGTGCAACCATTCTCACACATCATAAGGTGGTGGATATCATAAAGGAACATGGCAGGTGCGCGGGAGTGAAGGCCGCCGACCAGTTCACAGGCCAGATCAGGGAAATAAGGGCCAGGGTTATCGTAAATGCGACCGGGGCATGGGGAGACAAGATGGCACAGCTCGGAGGAAGCGACGCCCCGATGACCCTTTCCAAGGGCAGTCTCGTGATAACGAACCACAGGCTTACAAACATGGTTGTCAACAGGCTGAGGCCCCCCTCGGACGGAGATATCATCGTTCCTAACGAGGCAGTATGTCTTGCCGGAACCACATCAATCACGGTAACCGACCCGGACGCGATAGAAGTCGATTCAAGAGAGGTGGACAAGGTTATAAGCGAGGCGCAGGCCATGATCCCCATATTCCGATCAACTCGCATGATCAGGGCATATACAGGTGTCAGACCTCTGCTGAAGGGTGATAATTCGGACGGAAGAGCGATCTCCAGGGGATTCAAGATCATTGACCACAAAAACGGGATGTTCAGCATACTGGGCGGCAAGCTCACTACATACCGCCTGATGGCGGAAAAGCTGACGGACGCTCTCATGGACCACTTCGGGTTGAATGTGGCATGCGAGACCGCCCAGAAGCCCCTTGACGGACAAGATGAATTGAGCGGATATCCTCTCTCTAAACGCCTCAACAGCCTGAACGGCATTGTCTGCGAATGCGAACTCGTAAACAGGGAAGATGTGGAAAGGATCGTCAACAGGATCGGAACAAAATACATACGCGACATCCAGCACAGGACGCGCCTGGGCATGGGCCCATGCCAGGGAGGTTTCTGCACCTACAGGGCGCTCGGCATCATGCAGGACATGGGCAGGGTAAGCGCAGACGAATCGATGAGGGTATTGAGGGAATTTCTCCAGCGCAGGTTCAGGGGAATCAGGCCTGCACTTTGGGGCGACCAGCTGAGAGAGGAGCAGCTTGTCGAAAGCATTTACCTTGGAATCCTAGGCATGGGGAGAGAGCAATGAGCGATATAAACTTCGATGTTGTAATAACTGGCGGGGGCATATCCGGACTTATTGCTGGAATCGAACTTGCCGGATCAGGTGCAAGTGTAGCAGTTATCTCCAGGGGCGACCCTGCAGTATGCCTTTCGACAGGCTGCATAGACCTTTTAGCCCTTGGGAACGATCCTCTGTCCGCCATAAATGAGCTTCCCCCGGTACATCCCTACAACCTGGTGCCTCACACCATCATTGAGGAAGCAATTGTTAAGTTCGGCGATATCATGTTTGACGCTGGTCTGCCTTATATCGGAAATGTCCATTCGAACAGAAAAATACTAACCCCCATAGGCAATTCAAAAACCACATGCCTTGTCCCGAGGACCATGGAAACAGCGCCTCAGGATGAAACCCCCTATGTGCATGTGATCGGCTTCAAGGGCCTTAAGGATTTTTATCCCAGCTATATCACTTCAAACAGATCTAATACGGGTTTTTCAATCTATGATGCCGGAGTTGAAAGCACGATGTCCATATCGTCAAGATTTGATGATTCCGGTTTCATTGAAGAGTTCATCAAATGGCTAAGGTCACTTGAAATACCCGACGGCAGAATAGCCTTGCCTGCCGTCCTGGGATTGACAGAGCCGCTAAAGGCCATCGAACTTATAACCGAATCCACTGAAAGGCTTGTGTTCGAAATTCCGACGCTTCCTCCTTCGATTCCGGGCATGCGTCTCTTCAGGATTCTCAAGAAAGCCCTGCAGTCAAAAGGCGGCGAGATTTTCTGGGGCCTTCCCACTGCAAGCGTTGAGAAACAGGGAAAGCTGATCGAGGCCCTGACTATTGAAACCCATGCCAGGCACACGAGGCTCAATGCAAAGGCATTCATTCTGGCATCGGGTTCATTCGTAAGCGGCGGCCTTTATGCAGACATGAAGGATAAAGTCCAGGAAACCGTTTTTGACCTGCCTGTTTTTGTGCCGGGAACAAGAGACTCGTGGTTCGGCAATGAATTCTTTACACGCGGTCATGAGATAGAAAAGGCCGGCATTTTAACCGACAGTTCATTCAGGCCTGTAGATGCACCTTATGAAAACCTTTTTGTCTGCGGAAGTATTCTTGCCCATTCGGAAGTCATGAAAAACGGCTGCGGCCACGGTCTTGGACTGGCTACCGGCCTCGCCGCCGCCAAATCCTGCGAGAGGTACCTCTCATGAACTTTGAACACTGCATAAGATGCACCATCTGTGTTGAAAACTGCCCGGTATTCAGGGTCAATCCTGAATTCCCCGGCCCCAAACAGTCCGGTCCGGATTCGCAGAGGTTCAGGATGACGGGTGAAAAATCAGTGGACAGCTGGGTCAGCCTTTGCTGCCAGTGCAAGAGGTGTGAAGTGGCATGCCCATACGGCGTCAATCCAGCAGAAATAATCCTCAATGCCCAGATAAAATATGCCGGGGAGCATATGCGTTCTCCTGTCGCCATAATGTTCGCAAACAATTATTACCTCGGGACTCTTGGTTCGCTTGCAGCACCCATTGCCAACAGAATCGCAGCAACAGGGATTGCAAAGAAATTTTTCAATCTTGCAGGCATTTCCACTTACATGCCCTTTCCATCGTTCGACTTCATCTCAATGAACAAGGGGAGAAGAAGATTGGGAAAAGGCCAGAGAAAAGTGGTCTTTTTCTATGGGTGTTTCCTTAACTTCAACAGGCCCGACATAGGAAAAAAGATCCGAGACATGCTTATTTCAATGGACCTTGAAGTTGTGATGCCCTCGCAGGTCTGCTGCGGACTGCCCGCGCTGGGAAACGGCCAGATAGACCTGGCCAGAAAATTCGCATCGAAAAATGCCGCGGTCTTTGGTGAATACATAAACAAAGGCTATGACCTCATCTACTCCTGCACATCCTGCGGCCTCACGCTCACCCATGACTATCCTGGCATACTAGGCATAGCATCAGGCAAAAAGATTGCGGAAAACAGCTATAATGTAAACGAATATATCTTAAGGCTCATTGAGGAAAACCACATCGCACCTGAATTCAGAGAGGTGAGAAGGAAAATAGCCTATCACGTGCCCTGCCACCTGAGAGCGCTGGGAATAGGCTATCCCGCGGTAAGGCTTTTCTCAAAGATACCCGGGCTCGACTTCAAGGTCCTTGATGATAACTGCTGCGGACTTTCCGGAAGTTACGGGTTTAAAAAGAAGAATCAGGCTACCGCACTGAAGATTGGGGCACAGGCTGCCGCCGCTGTAAAAAAGTCAAATCCCGAAGCAGTGGTGGCTGATTGCGGCGCATGCAGGATGCAGCTGTCTTATATGTCAGGCATTCCCGCCCTTGACCCGAGTGAAATAATAACCGAATCTCTTGTCATAAAATAACTGCCGGGATTATAATATCCAACCAGACAGCAATATTACCCTATGGGGAGGACAGTATGAAAAAGCTGGTTATTCTTTTTATAATGATCATTTCATTAGCCGTGATCCCATCAAAATCCGATGCTGCAAGCTCCCTGCAGGTCGTTGCTGAAGACGCACTCTGGGGGTGCCTGATAGGCACTCTTGTCGGCACCGCAACCCTTGCATTTCATTTGGATGACGCAGGAGACCATCTTGAAAACATCGCTTACGGAGCGGCTATCGGCCTCTTTGCAGGTGTCGGATTCGGGGCATATGAGTTGCGTCCGCTTTTTCAGGCATACAGGGACCCAGCAAACAAGGATACCGTATACGGTTTCAAAATATATATGCCCTTGAAATAACAGCTTTATTGATGCTATTTCAGTAATTGTAATATATTTCTTAATTATTCAGAATAAGGGCAATTTATTGCCCAGAAGGATTCAATGATATGTTATCTTCAGTTAATACCAATACCTGATATCAATCTTAACCATTTAATATTCTGTTATTTATTCAAGCCCTTAAATGCTCTGTCCATACGGCATAAAATTTGCTATTAAACTCATTAATAATATTTAGTTGGGGGAGGTTTTATGATCAGGTCGCCAAAATGGTTAAAGCTGTTTGTTATTTTCCTAGTTATGTCATGTTTCATTTCAGTTTCATGCAAACCTAAACCAGGGACACCGACTGCCCCGCAGGATGCCCAGGAATGGATAGAGAAGTGGTTTTCAAAAGGTACACAATATATACCCTTCTCGTTCAATTACAAAGAAACATCGACATCTGTTAATACCAAATTCAGCACATGGACCCAGACCGCCACTTCACAGAAACTGGACGAGAACAGGGTTAAATGGGTCCGTACATTTACGGATCCCAATACAGGACTTGAGGCCCGTTGTGAAGCAATCCAGTACCTTGATTATCCGGCCGTTGAATGGGTTATATATTTTACCAACACGGGCACATCTGACTCATGGCATATTTCAAACCTGTTACCGGCAAATTTCGTGTTTGAATCCGATGATCCTACCTTGTGCAATGTTTTTTATTCATACGGAATAATGGACATTGTGGCCCCATGGGATCAGCATAAGAGCCCTGCCAAAACTGCTAAAGAAGAATTCATGCTTGTTCAAGACCAGGTGGCAACCCTGAAACCAATAACACTTTCATCAATAAACGGAAGGTCCTCATGCGGATACCTGCCGTTCTTCAATATTGAAAATACCGACGGCAAGGGTTCCATCATGGCCATCGGATGGTCTGGAGACTGGACTGTAAACATGTCACTTTTAAGCAGCGGCATACTGGTCAAGTCCGAACTTCCTGGTGCTGATTTCCAGCTTCAGCCCGGTGAAACCGTTCGCACATCTTCTTTCCTGAGGATGTTTTATGATGATACGGACAGCATGAGGGGACACAACAAATTCCGCAAGCTCATGCTCAAATATTTCACACCGAAGGTCAACGGTAATCTTCCCGAACCTATTGTTGCAGCTTCAGCCCATGGAAAGTACGGGTTTGCCGATACGACACAGAGCAACCTCATCAGGATGATTAATTCCATCAGCTCGGCAAATGTCCCTATAAACACGTTCTGGGTAGATGCAGGGTGGTATGAAATGCAAAGGGATTTCGGAACCAATGATGACTTCATATGCCTGAAAGGCGACTGGGCAGCAGATGCATCACGGTTTCCTCTGGGCCTCAAGCCTGTATCTGATGCGGCACACGCAAAGGGCTACAAATTCCTTCTCTGGTTCGAACCTGAAAGGGTTTCAAAATATGCGAATGTACTGACAGATCACCCGGAATGGATAATGCCTGCCGTAGGTGTTGACGACTATGTAAACAAGGTGCTCAACCTGGGTAATCCCCTGGCTCTTGACTGGGTAATTTCGACATTTGCAGGGCTTATCGACGGTTACGGCGTAGATATATACCGCCAGGACATGAATGCCTATGCCATTGCCATGAGCTGGGACCAGGAAGATGCTGCCAGCTCAACCCCGAAGGATTTCTATAACTTCATCAAGAATACGACCTTCGGTTCACAGGATGTTGGCGCATGGACAACCGAATCTTCCAAGGTCATCAACCTCGCGATGGATTTCAACGGTGACGGCAAGGATGAACTGGCGAGGATCTCAAAAGAAGGAGGGAAAGCAATAGCAAGGATATACAGAGCTACATCCACCGGTTTTGAAACATCTGCCCTCACATCGGTAGAAGTGTGCGACTGGGCACCTAACGGTGTTGATGCAGTATTCACACCAATGGATATCAATGGTGATTCAAAGGCTGATCTTTTTTATAAATACATGGATGGAAATGGCAAAACCCAGGCTCAGGTATTAATTTCGAATGGAACTGCATTCGCAACAAGGAACACCAGGATCGACATCGGAGGCTGGTCGATTGAAGGTTCAATGGTCAAGGACTTCCCGTGCGACATCAACGGCGATGGAAGGGATGACCTGGTAAGGGTGTTCAGTTATGACGGCGGAAAAATGGGAATTGACACATTGCTGGCGAACACTTCCGGCAACTTTACAAGAGACGGCGCAGCAGCGATGTATTCTGTAGGCAACTACAATTCAAACGGCGCCCCTGTAACAGTGATGGTCATGGATGTCGGGACATACGGAACCAGCGCCAATGGATTACCTGACAACAGGGATGACCTCGTAAGGATATATAAAGATGCAAACGGCAAGGCAATATCGGATATCCTGTTCTCGAACGGCAGTGTCTTCACGAGGTATTCTGGCAGGGGGGTGCAGGATCTGGGAGACTGGGCCGTTGCAGGTGTTGATACAATATCTCTCGGAATGAAGGTAAACGCCGGCCAGGCATTCGACCTTGTACGCCTTTGGAAAGACCCCAAGGGCTTTGCGGAAGCAGATATCCTCTATTCTGACGGCATAGCCTTCGGACGCATCCCTGAAAACAAGATGACCGACATAGGCATATGGAACAGCGAATACGTGCCTTTCGATTTAAACGGCGATGGCAAGGACGAAATACTCACCCTTACTCAGGACAGCGGCAGGACGGTTGCCGGGATTCTCTCATACGGACATATACTTGTACCGGCATTGAGCAGGTACGGGATATCGGAACTCAAGCACATTGCAGGACTGTATCAATACTGGGATAATCTGAGGGCGACCCGTCCCGGTCTTCTGATCGACAACTGCGCATCAGGCGGAGGAAGACTTGACTATGAAGCCCTTAGGCGCAGTGTGGCACTATGGCGTTCAGATCAGGGTGAGTGGAATGCTGAAGCAAACCAGAATGAGACCCTCGGACTCAGTTATTGGCTCCCACTGACAGGAAGGGGGGCTGTAAGCACCGATCCCTACAGCATGCGCAGTGGTTTCGGCTGGTGTACATCATATGCCGTAGACTGGGAAACCAGCTCGATTGCATCAGCTGCTGCAGCGGCAATCTCCAGCCTGAAAGACCTTCAGATCCTTGCATCAGGCGATTTCTACCCGTTGGCGGTGCCCGAAGACGTCACAGCAACCAATACAATTCTTGCATGGCAGTATGACATGCCAGAGTTGAATAAAGGAATGGTCCAGGTATTCCGCAGGGCAGACTGCACCCAGACTTCCGTAAAACTCAAGCTGAGCGGAATAGACAGCTATTTCTGGTCATTCGCAAAATACAAAGTCAGTATTTATTCCGATAACAAACCGGCTGTTGTAAAGACATACACAGGTTATAATCTCGCCAACTCCGGCCTTACAGTAAGTATAGCTTCAAAACCCGGATCTGCGATAGTGATATACGAAAAACTTTAATAGAGTTTCACCATTGATGAATCATGAAAAGCCGGTGGTGGCATCCTTACCGCCGGCTTTTTCATTCCTTATTCAGAATATGGATTACTGGCCGCCGCGCGCTTTCAGCGCAACCTTTAAGGTCTGGAACAATATTGCAATATCGAGCCACAGCGAGCGGTATTTGAGGTAATAAAGGTCATATTTCATCTTCTCTCTGGCATCTTCTACGGAATCGCCGTAAGGATAGTTTATTTGCGCCCAGCCTGTCACGCCGGGTTTCGTATAGAGCCTCATCTCATAAAACGGTATCACCTGCTGTAGCTGGTCGATGAAATAGCGTCTTTCCGGTCTTGGTCCGACAAAGCTCATATCTCCTATCAGAACATTGAGAAACTGGGGAAGTTCGTCAATTCTTGTCTTCCTGATAATATTGCCTACACGCGTCACCCTGGGATCTTTTTCTGATGCCCATTGAGGGCCATCGTTTTCCGCATCGGTTCTCATTGAACGGAATTTAAAGACCTTGAATTCTCTGCCGTTAAGACCAACCCTTTCCTGTTTATAAAAAACGGGGCCGGGTGAATCTATTTTTATCGCTATAGCGGTTATTATCATGAACGGAGATGCTATTACAGTACCCACAAGGGCAAAGAAAAAGTCGAACAGCCTTTTTAATATATCTTCCGATTTCATGCTTGCAAAACCTTTTGCGAATATCAGGGAACCAGGCCTTACATCCTCGATCATGATCTTCCCCAGCAGTTCCTCGTAGAACTTAGGGGCGTCTTCTATCTCGCATGATGTAAGTTTTATCCTCAAGAGGTCATGAAGCGGCAGCGCCCCTCTCATGTCA contains:
- a CDS encoding M20/M25/M40 family metallo-hydrolase; this translates as MAEAMELIGRLGLKEEIIRHLKNLIRINTTNPPGNEIAAARYVAEVFEKEGISCNILESEPGRASIIARHRGNGTKRPLLLMSHLDVVGVEADKWQRDPFGADEVDGVIWGRGAVDCKNSVALWMAVMIALKRGEVSTRRDVIFLAAADEETGGSKGCEWLVKHHYDLLDAEAALNEGGGFGINFMGRTFYTYQSAEKGNIWLRVTARGVPGHASMPREDNPVKRLVEITNKFTHKKYPLKVTPSVRKMIETMAASQNAVLGTAIKQLMNPLISDTLIRLAIKDPGTAAAFRAMLHNTVCPTVFHAGQKTNVIPSEAVAEFDFRVLPSYDAEEFCDRAVKEIGPGFEIEFLDKKEGTESDVDHELAHLIKKAMARHKPDATVVPFLIPGVTDGVFFRPKGMVVYGFTPVLPVDDISLAHGHDERVSVESLHFSLDLGLELVLDFVL
- the glpA gene encoding anaerobic glycerol-3-phosphate dehydrogenase subunit A; the protein is MTKTDVIIIGGGATGCGIARDLALRGIPHYLIEKDDFAAGATGACHGLLHSGGRYAVNDPEAAKECIEENMILRKIGEKCVEITGGLFVRLPGDSKRFRDRFLKSCEEVGIPTEVLSASRALDLVPNLNPVLEEAVKVPDCSIDPFRLCMLNATTSRLKGATILTHHKVVDIIKEHGRCAGVKAADQFTGQIREIRARVIVNATGAWGDKMAQLGGSDAPMTLSKGSLVITNHRLTNMVVNRLRPPSDGDIIVPNEAVCLAGTTSITVTDPDAIEVDSREVDKVISEAQAMIPIFRSTRMIRAYTGVRPLLKGDNSDGRAISRGFKIIDHKNGMFSILGGKLTTYRLMAEKLTDALMDHFGLNVACETAQKPLDGQDELSGYPLSKRLNSLNGIVCECELVNREDVERIVNRIGTKYIRDIQHRTRLGMGPCQGGFCTYRALGIMQDMGRVSADESMRVLREFLQRRFRGIRPALWGDQLREEQLVESIYLGILGMGREQ
- the glpB gene encoding anaerobic glycerol-3-phosphate dehydrogenase subunit GlpB; this translates as MSDINFDVVITGGGISGLIAGIELAGSGASVAVISRGDPAVCLSTGCIDLLALGNDPLSAINELPPVHPYNLVPHTIIEEAIVKFGDIMFDAGLPYIGNVHSNRKILTPIGNSKTTCLVPRTMETAPQDETPYVHVIGFKGLKDFYPSYITSNRSNTGFSIYDAGVESTMSISSRFDDSGFIEEFIKWLRSLEIPDGRIALPAVLGLTEPLKAIELITESTERLVFEIPTLPPSIPGMRLFRILKKALQSKGGEIFWGLPTASVEKQGKLIEALTIETHARHTRLNAKAFILASGSFVSGGLYADMKDKVQETVFDLPVFVPGTRDSWFGNEFFTRGHEIEKAGILTDSSFRPVDAPYENLFVCGSILAHSEVMKNGCGHGLGLATGLAAAKSCERYLS
- a CDS encoding sugar transferase: MKTRTISVYILVLLDMAAAMGAVFLSKWIEIRLPFFYLPDPLLSLKAFAFMLITVFCYYFQDFYDWKWWRRHSELVSTVLIGGGMSLIILSLAYYIIPQIELSRSIFLMSLFFSMGFSLLIRVIYIAIRDSRLADTRVVLLGNGRNAKFLVDEIRLSGRSVKFEGYVGKENTEMDIPWLGDVDELWNIIRGIDPDKLVVAFDDMRGALPLHDLLRIKLTSCEIEDAPKFYEELLGKIMIEDVRPGSLIFAKGFASMKSEDILKRLFDFFFALVGTVIASPFMIITAIAIKIDSPGPVFYKQERVGLNGREFKVFKFRSMRTDAENDGPQWASEKDPRVTRVGNIIRKTRIDELPQFLNVLIGDMSFVGPRPERRYFIDQLQQVIPFYEMRLYTKPGVTGWAQINYPYGDSVEDAREKMKYDLYYLKYRSLWLDIAILFQTLKVALKARGGQ
- a CDS encoding anaerobic glycerol-3-phosphate dehydrogenase subunit C, whose product is MNFEHCIRCTICVENCPVFRVNPEFPGPKQSGPDSQRFRMTGEKSVDSWVSLCCQCKRCEVACPYGVNPAEIILNAQIKYAGEHMRSPVAIMFANNYYLGTLGSLAAPIANRIAATGIAKKFFNLAGISTYMPFPSFDFISMNKGRRRLGKGQRKVVFFYGCFLNFNRPDIGKKIRDMLISMDLEVVMPSQVCCGLPALGNGQIDLARKFASKNAAVFGEYINKGYDLIYSCTSCGLTLTHDYPGILGIASGKKIAENSYNVNEYILRLIEENHIAPEFREVRRKIAYHVPCHLRALGIGYPAVRLFSKIPGLDFKVLDDNCCGLSGSYGFKKKNQATALKIGAQAAAAVKKSNPEAVVADCGACRMQLSYMSGIPALDPSEIITESLVIK
- a CDS encoding alpha-galactosidase — translated: MIRSPKWLKLFVIFLVMSCFISVSCKPKPGTPTAPQDAQEWIEKWFSKGTQYIPFSFNYKETSTSVNTKFSTWTQTATSQKLDENRVKWVRTFTDPNTGLEARCEAIQYLDYPAVEWVIYFTNTGTSDSWHISNLLPANFVFESDDPTLCNVFYSYGIMDIVAPWDQHKSPAKTAKEEFMLVQDQVATLKPITLSSINGRSSCGYLPFFNIENTDGKGSIMAIGWSGDWTVNMSLLSSGILVKSELPGADFQLQPGETVRTSSFLRMFYDDTDSMRGHNKFRKLMLKYFTPKVNGNLPEPIVAASAHGKYGFADTTQSNLIRMINSISSANVPINTFWVDAGWYEMQRDFGTNDDFICLKGDWAADASRFPLGLKPVSDAAHAKGYKFLLWFEPERVSKYANVLTDHPEWIMPAVGVDDYVNKVLNLGNPLALDWVISTFAGLIDGYGVDIYRQDMNAYAIAMSWDQEDAASSTPKDFYNFIKNTTFGSQDVGAWTTESSKVINLAMDFNGDGKDELARISKEGGKAIARIYRATSTGFETSALTSVEVCDWAPNGVDAVFTPMDINGDSKADLFYKYMDGNGKTQAQVLISNGTAFATRNTRIDIGGWSIEGSMVKDFPCDINGDGRDDLVRVFSYDGGKMGIDTLLANTSGNFTRDGAAAMYSVGNYNSNGAPVTVMVMDVGTYGTSANGLPDNRDDLVRIYKDANGKAISDILFSNGSVFTRYSGRGVQDLGDWAVAGVDTISLGMKVNAGQAFDLVRLWKDPKGFAEADILYSDGIAFGRIPENKMTDIGIWNSEYVPFDLNGDGKDEILTLTQDSGRTVAGILSYGHILVPALSRYGISELKHIAGLYQYWDNLRATRPGLLIDNCASGGGRLDYEALRRSVALWRSDQGEWNAEANQNETLGLSYWLPLTGRGAVSTDPYSMRSGFGWCTSYAVDWETSSIASAAAAAISSLKDLQILASGDFYPLAVPEDVTATNTILAWQYDMPELNKGMVQVFRRADCTQTSVKLKLSGIDSYFWSFAKYKVSIYSDNKPAVVKTYTGYNLANSGLTVSIASKPGSAIVIYEKL